From the Tenacibaculum dicentrarchi genome, the window TCAGTTCTTACAAACATTAAAAACTTTTGTTGAAAACCCTGTTACTATGTTAGCATAAGTTTTTAACTTACATATTTTACTAAAAAAGCCCAAGCAATTTGCTCGGGCTTTTTTTATTTACAACTATTTTAAAATTCGTCATGCTGAATTTAGTTCAGCATCGCATAACTGTGAAAATCAAGATTATAAAACAAATATTAAACAGTTCTTGTTTTATTTATCAAATAGAAATCAGCTAAAACCAAGGCAGATAAAGCTTCTACAATTGGTACAGCTCTTGGTACAACACAAGGGTCATGACGACCTTTTCCTTTAATTTCGGTTAGTTCACCATCAGAATTTATAGTTTGCTGATTTGTCATAATCGTAGCTACGGGTTTAAAAGCTACACGAAAATACACATCCATTCCGTTTGAAATTCCTCCTTGAATTCCACCTGATAAATTAGATTGTGTTGTTCCATCTTCATTAAAAACATCATTGTGTTCAGAACCTTTCATTTTAGCACCACAAAATCCGCTACCAAATTCAAAACCTTTTACCGCATTTATTGAAAGCATTGCTTTTCCTAGTTCGGCGTGTAATTTATGAAAAATAGGCTCGCCTAATCCAACAGGCATATTTTGAATAACACAAGTTACCGTACCTCCAATAGTATCGCCAGCTTTTCGGATTTCATGAATTTTAGCAATCATTGTTTCTGCTGATTTTTCATCAGGACAACGAACAATATTACTTTCAATTTTAGATAAATCTAACTCTTGATATGGTTTATCAATAAAAATATCGCCTACCGATGAGGTAAAAGCATTAATATTTATGTGTTTTATGAGTTGTTTTGCCAATGCACCTGCAACCACCCAATTTGCAGTTTCACGAGCCGAGGTACGTCCTCCACCTCTATAATCTCTAATTCCGTATTTTTTATCGTAGGTATAATCGGCGTGAGATGGGCGATATACATTAGTATTATGATTGTAATCTTTACTTTTCTGATTGGTATTTTTAATTACAAAACCAATAGAAGCTCCTGTTGTTTTACCTTCAAAAATTCCAGATAAAAACTCAACGGTATCAGGTTCTTTACGCTGAGTTACAATTTTAGATTGCCCCGGTTTACGACGGTCTAACTCTTGTTGAATAGCCTCAAAATCTACGTCCATTCCTGCTGGAAAACCATCAATAACGCCACCTATTGCCGTTCCGTGTGATTCACCAAAAGTTGTTACTTTTAATATATTTCCAAATGAATTAAACATGCTTCTTAATTTTAAAACGAAAGTAATTTAAAAATTATAATTCTCTTAATGAAAACAGTAAAAACTAGTGAAATATGTATAAATATAACACTGATAGTCTCTTTTGTATATTATATCTATCTATTTTTTTTAAAACATTTTCACCCACATAACCTACTCATAAACAAAAACATAAAACACACAATAGTAAGTAATAATTTTTTTTAATTAAAAAAAACATTTTTTATTTTCTAGAACTAAAAAAAGATTGTATATTTGCAACCGCTAAAAGGATTTATTTTTAGTATGCCTGGAGAAATGGCAGAGTGGTCGAATGCGGCGGTCTTGAAAACCGTTGTCTGTTACAGGACCGGGGGTTCGAATCCCTCTTTCTCCGCAAAAACCGAAACAAATAATTGTTTCGGTTTTTTTTATGCTAAAAAAATAAAAACAATAAATGTTTTTGTAATTTAAAAAAAGGTTATATATTTGCAACCGCTAAAAGGAATTATTTTTAGCTTGTCTGGAGAAATGGCAGAGTGGTCGAATGCGGCGGTCTTGAAAACCGTTGTCTGTAACAGGACCGGGGGTTCGAATCCCTCTTTCTCCGCAAATCCTCATAATCTTTGATTGTGAGGATTTTTTTTGTGCCTATGTTATATAATAAGCTTTCATTTTTTAAGCCAAAAAAAAAACGCTATCAATATAATTGACAACGTTTTGTTTCTTTTTCAACTTCTTCTCTTTTTCAGAAATATTGCAAATTCCCCCCTTTTATTATTGGTTTATTCTTGTTCGTCCATTCCGTATAATCTTTTATACAGAAAAATATTCATTTTAATTCTCTTATTTTCTAATGCAAAATAATGAACAAGTGGTTTCAACAAAATAATTAAATAAGCTATAAAAATTCCTATTGTTAATCCTCCTTCTGAAATACTCACCAAAACAAATAACGTAAAGAATATTGCTAAAAAATAATTTATTCGATATAACATACGTCTTGGTTTTTTATTTTCCCAATCGTCAGGATTTTCTATAAATAATCGGTCTTCTTTACCTAAAAGATATGCCTTTAAAACTTGGCTTTTTGTTAAAAAATTCTCTTTTATAAATTTTTGTGTAAACATATTTTAAAATTCTAAAGTGCCTCCATTAAGTAAATCATCAACATCTTGATTGGTTACTTCTGTAATAGCATTTGGGTTATGAAATTCATTTATTTGATTGGCTAATTGCCCTAAAGACATATTATCAGCATTATTTTTTAAGGCTAAAAAATCTTCTTTATTTTTCTTGATTTCTTGCTTTAAATTTTCAAGTTTTTGGTCGTAATTTTTCAAAAACAAATCCATTACTTGTTTGTTTTGTTTTTGAAGAAAATTCTTTTTTCTAGTTAAATCGTATGTTTTGATAACATCCGACAAACAAGCCAATCCTGTTAAAGCAATTTTTTGTTTTATATGATCATCAACCTTGTTAAAACGCTTGTCTTTATCCATTTTACCGACAAGCGATTTAATTATTTTTTGATGATTATCAGCATTATTTAAGATTAATTCATCATAAATAGCGTGAATATTCTCTGTTAAAAAAACCTTATTTTCAACAGTACTCATTTGATTTACTGCTGTTTGTGTGATTAGTTGATTTTCCATATTTAAATAAGTTCTTTTGATATATTTACTTCAAGAACTCCTTTTGATGAAATTGTAAAATCTCTAATTTGAGTTAATAAATCTTTTAAAACGCTTTTATTTCCTGCTTGTTCGAAAACGGTTTTTATTTTTTGAGAATTTTGTTTTAACTCTTGTTCAACAGTGTTTTGTCTGTTGATTAATTGTTCAACAATAGTAATTTTTTCTTCTTTTATATTCGTTTCTTCAACAAGATTTGCTTGTAAATTTTTAAAATTTTCGATAAACGGTTTACAAAAAGATGTCCAATTTTCTATTGTATGATTGTACAATTTTTTTGATTTACTAGGAGATATTATTTTATAAAAAGGATTTGGTTCAACAGGCTGTAAAGACATTAAAAAATGACGTTCTCCTTGTTGATTTTTAATGGTTTCTTTTAAATATTCTTCTTCTTGTTCGTGAAGTTGAATTTGTTCATTTTGGTCGGCTAATTCTGCTTGAATCGTTCGACGTTCTGTCATTAAATTTTGGTTGCTGTCTCGTAATTTTTTTATTTCTGAATTTGAAATAATTTGTTTGTATAAAGGAGCAATATCATTGGTTAATTTCTTAACCGTTACCTGGCTGAATAATTCTAATTGAGGAATTAATTTATCTTTTAATTCTGAATAAAATCGCCCTAATTTTAGAATATCATCTAAAATTATTTGAACATCGCCTTGCATTCCTTCTTTTAGTTTTTCAATATCGAAATCTATTTGAGCAATTGTTTTTTTGGCTTCAGTTCTTGCTTTTGCGATAGATAAACCACCTTCTATTAAAAACCCAACTGCGGCAACTCCAGCAGCAGCTTTTATATCTTGAGATTTTAAAGTTCCTTTATTTGATAATTTAGTAGTTTGATTCATAAAACTATTAAATTGATTTTTTCCTGATTGAGAAATATCCGCCATATGTTGTTGATGAGAACCTTTAAAGGTTTCAACATTTTGGTCAATACAGGCAAAAAAAGTATCTAATTTGGCGTAGCTATCTTCAAAATTTTCCCAATTAATACCAGAAACATCAAATAATTCAGGTTCTGTTACCTTTATTTGGTCTCCGAATAAATCGATTAAAAGATTTAATAAATCTTCTCGAACTAATTTTAATTTGTTTCTAGTTTTATCAAAATCATCGACTAAATTTAGGTTAATATCTTTTACAACCTCATGAGTTTGGATAATTTTAGCATATTCTTTTCGGATATTAAAAGCGTGTTCTCTTCTTGCTTCAACTTTAAATTTTCCTGTTAAAGAAATTGTTCCTTTAGGTTTTAATGTTTCAATATTCGATTGAATAGCCTGAATATCGGAAGTTCCATCAAATTGTTTTACAAGTTCGGTTCCGTGTTCAATTAGTTTAAAATCATTTAAATCTATTTCAGGATTTTGAATATCTAAAGCAGTTACACGTTGTGCGACACGGTTAGGATTAAAAACTTTATTTCGTCCATCGTTATCGTAAATATTATTTACAATCGCATTTTGAATACTAGACGAATATGCTCCTTTTATATAAGCATCTTCTAAAAGTTGTTTAATATGAAGCCCTTCTTTTAAATTGATTTCTAATGTATAATTTAAATAATCAACAAGCATTCTTCTAGTAATAACCTCTGAATCTACATGTAATTTCTGCGCTTTTTTTATAATTGCATCTACTAATTTAGCGTGTAGGTTATCGATATTTGGTTTTATAATTTCTTTATGTGTCATCTATATTATATGTGTTTTAACTTTAATTTCGATAAACGCCTATTTTGAACTAAAACAGGCGTTAAAATTGCTTTCATTTTAAAGATTAACTGACGCTAAAAGTATTCATAGAAACATCGGCAAGTGAAATTGTAAGCCCATACATTCTACTAAAAGCGTTGATAATTTGTTGTTTTCCATCGGTTGTCCAAACGATTGTTCCAGGAGTTACCACGGTTACAGAAATTCCAGGTTCAACCCATTGTCGGTCGATGTATAATTTTTTCTTTAATGTAATTTGAAACGTTGCCATAATATTTAGATTTAATTAATTTTACTTGTTTTTGGTTTGATATTTATATAATTCGGGCTTATAGGTTGCTAATATTAAATACGCACTTTTATAATCCTTTTTTCCCATGTAATAATTATACGCTTGCCTGATAATCGTATTAATAGCCAATCCGCCAACAGTAATTTCCATATCAGTATTTTGATTTAGGAAAATTGTCAATGCTACTTTATCTGTTTTTTTCGATATCGTAAGAATTGAATGACGCAATACGGCTTGATATACTTTTATCATCTTTTTTAATTTATTGGCTCACCAAATAAGTTTAACTTCACATTTGAGTAGAATTTCAGAAAAAGATATATTCAAAATTTTACACCGTTTTTCGGAATCTAACTCAACTTTTATTGTTTAGAACTTTTGAATAATTCAACTGCTCCCCAAATAGCTAATCCAACACCAGCACTAATAGCTAGTGGTGCTGCTAAAGTTGTTCCTATCACAGCTGTTGCAACTGTTCCTACTGCTCCTACTACTCCCGTAACCGCTACTCCATTGTTCATTTTATTTTCTGCCATCTTTTTCAATTTAATTGTTTAACTTAAATTCATTCCTTCTTAATAACACAAAGATGCAACATACAAATACCTTGAAAACAATGTGTTCAGGGCTGAACAGAAAAAAATTGCACTTAAATTTGAGGTATAAAAAAACTCCTAAGTGTATTACTTAAGAGTTTTTCAAAATAGACAATCGTCATGCTGAATTTAGTTCAGCATCGCATCAATAAGAGAACTATGGTAAATTAATGACTATATTTAAGCTCAATAATAGCATTGTCAACAGTAAAATGACAATATTTATTACCCTCTATTTTTATTTTTTTCAGATGATTTTCAGCTAATTTAAAATCTTCTAAATTAGTGGCCGTTAATATATTGTCTTTCACCTTAAAATAATGCGGATTTACAAAACAAGATAATTTCTTTTTAACATTATTGTCTATAAAAATAGCTCCTTCAACTAAGCCATTTCTATTCAAGTATTTATTAGTAATACTTTTAATATAAAGTTCCTTGTCAAGTGCGGTTCTTAATGTTAAACAATAGTAATACTCTGAATTTTCAGTTAATTTTAAGGCATTTGTTATAACACCATTTTTGATAATAAAAGGATAGGCACTTTTACCCGAAATTAAAATAAAAGCAATATTTTGTATTTCTTGGTATTTATTTCCAGCAAATTTTCCGTCATCATTAACGCCTTCAATACTTCTATTATTGATTAATATATTAATGTTTTCGGTTTCTTTTTTAAGAATAACATCCGATTTAATTTTGTAATCTACTTTATAAACTTTGTTACAAAAATCTTTTAGAAAATCACACGATTTACTACAACTAACTGACGGCAATATATCGATATGTGAATTTAAAGAAATAATCGTATTTATTTCTTTAAAATATTTATGAAAATAGAAGTCAACAATCGCTGAAGTATCGGCTTGTATTTTAAGGGTAATTTGTTTGGTTTCTTCTTCAAAATAGAGTAAAAACTCACAATTATCGTGTGCGATAAAACAATAAATTCCGTTTATATATTTGGTAAAAAAAGGCATTTTAAAAAAATACTTAGAAAATTCATATTGAAGATGTTCGAGTATTATTCTTAATGGAAATTTATTTTCTTGCCATTTAACTTCGATAAATTCGTTTAAATCACTTGAATTATTTATTTTTTTTAATTTCGATACACTTAAAAATTCTTCATAATCATGATCAACAAGAAGATCAATACCTTCTAAAAAATACTGTACATTTTTCAAACAATTTGGATGTTCATAATCGTCAAAAAGTTCGAATGGAACTCCTTTTTTTTCATTATCAAGTAATTCTAAACTTTCTAAATTCGGAAATATTTCTAAAATTAAATGCAATATCGATGCTGTAATAATTAATTCATTATTACTTAATAGTAAGTATTTTAAATTTTCATGAATTGCCTTTTGATTAAAAAAATCGTTAGTAATTAAATTATTTGACAGCTCTAAATATTCTAAATCCTCAGGTAATTCATTAATATCAAAATATTTAATTAGATTATTACTTACATCTAAACCTTCAAGAGTGCTTGGAAAAGTATGTAAAGTATCTAATGTATTAAGTGCATTTCCGCTTACATTTAAGTCAATTAAGTTTGGAAGATTAAGGTTTATTTCAGATAATTTTTGAATTGTAGTTCCAAATATTTGTAGATCCTTCAAGTTTTTTGGCAAGTATTTTATGGCATCATTATAACAATATAAAATACTTAAACTTTCCAATTGGTTTAATTTTGAAAGTATTTTAAAATCCAATTCTGAAAAATACGCCCAACCAATTGTAAACTTGGTAATGTTGGATGCTTCTATTTTCTGAAATAATGTTGTCAGCCCAAAATCAGCAATATGTGAGGGAAGTTTTGTGTATAGTTTTCTGATTTCATTTTCCATCAAAATCCTTTCTGAAAAATTTTCATTAAAAGGATATAATCGGATATAATTCATTATCGTTTTCCACAAAGCATCTCCTTCGGGGGTTTTCCCCATTTGCAAAGGCATTAAATCTCCGCCTTCAAATATTAAAACAGCAACTTTTTCAGGAAGTTTTATGTTCGCAATTAACTCCATAGGAACGCCTGTAAAACTAACAACTTCTGCGGTAGTATCTATTTTAAAATTTTCAGGATTTAAGTTTTTATCTAGTTTTTTTTTTCTGATACATCATATAAATAATAATGATCTTTATCTTTTAGCGGATATATAAATTTTTCAGTAGATAAAATATCTTCTAATACATCTTGATTTTCTTCAATATCCATCTGAAAAGCATAGTGAAATGTTGCTTTATGAATAGAAATATTTTTTAACATGCAATGTTTTTTTTATTGATAGCAATTATCCTTCAAATATAACTAAATAAATTTTTGATAATTGAGTTTACTTTCTAACATCTTTTAAAACACTACGAACGTTAAATAAAAAACCAAAACTATTTATTAGCCCCTTATTTTCTTTACTTTAGATACTCTAAATATTTATATTATGTCATTTTTACTAATTATTTTCTTATTATTTATAATATTTCTCTTTTTTGCTATTAAATTAAAAGCATCAGCAGGTAGTATTATTAGTGCTATCATTCATTTAATTGCTTTTATTCCTTTTTCGTTTTGCTTGCTAGTTAGTGCTGAACACAACATAGCCATAGACCCAATAGACCAAGGCTATACTCCACTGGGGCAAAAACATATGCTCACTGTTTTTGTTTTTTACATCTTATATGTTGTTTCTAAAATTTTAATTTGGAAAAAAAGCAACACACTACCACCACTTACATGGATTATTGCAACTATTTTTGTAGTTATTGGTGTTATTTTAAACGTTTTTATCATCCTTCAAACATCGTATTCAAATGATATGTTTGAATTCAATTCCGCCTCGCTTATTAATACCTCAACAAACAATAATGCAATAACATTTTTTTTATTTTATCCGCTAATATCTAGTATTAGTGCTATTTACATATTGGCTAAAAGCTTTAATATTGTTGCTAATCATTTTAATGAGTATCAATACAAAAACTCCACATTAAATTACTTACATAAAATACTTTTCAAAATAAAATCATACCCTTTACTAATACTATTATTAATTTTCCCTGTTTTTTGTGTGATAACTATCATTTTAATGCTATTTGGACAAGATGCTGACAGTATGATAAAAGTATTTACTGATACTACAACTTGGCGTTTTTCTCAAC encodes:
- the aroC gene encoding chorismate synthase is translated as MFNSFGNILKVTTFGESHGTAIGGVIDGFPAGMDVDFEAIQQELDRRKPGQSKIVTQRKEPDTVEFLSGIFEGKTTGASIGFVIKNTNQKSKDYNHNTNVYRPSHADYTYDKKYGIRDYRGGGRTSARETANWVVAGALAKQLIKHININAFTSSVGDIFIDKPYQELDLSKIESNIVRCPDEKSAETMIAKIHEIRKAGDTIGGTVTCVIQNMPVGLGEPIFHKLHAELGKAMLSINAVKGFEFGSGFCGAKMKGSEHNDVFNEDGTTQSNLSGGIQGGISNGMDVYFRVAFKPVATIMTNQQTINSDGELTEIKGKGRHDPCVVPRAVPIVEALSALVLADFYLINKTRTV
- a CDS encoding DUF6140 family protein, coding for MATFQITLKKKLYIDRQWVEPGISVTVVTPGTIVWTTDGKQQIINAFSRMYGLTISLADVSMNTFSVS
- a CDS encoding DUF6688 domain-containing protein; protein product: MSFLLIIFLLFIIFLFFAIKLKASAGSIISAIIHLIAFIPFSFCLLVSAEHNIAIDPIDQGYTPLGQKHMLTVFVFYILYVVSKILIWKKSNTLPPLTWIIATIFVVIGVILNVFIILQTSYSNDMFEFNSASLINTSTNNNAITFFLFYPLISSISAIYILAKSFNIVANHFNEYQYKNSTLNYLHKILFKIKSYPLLILLLIFPVFCVITIILMLFGQDADSMIKVFTDTTTWRFSQQSHPPALDHKGHYLCTVAACGNPTIVKPIRIGKRHGKPIVINRQLMIANAFEDVIQVHYPKTHHFIRKNYDTYGYNLSKVINTTFKSDITYILMKPLEWLFIIFLYLFCTKPEELIKRQYR